In one window of Juglans regia cultivar Chandler chromosome 3, Walnut 2.0, whole genome shotgun sequence DNA:
- the LOC118348040 gene encoding glutathione S-transferase T3-like, with the protein MDTHFEDDPFFTTLLQSGGGGCNRTPTQHSNVVIQATTTDCEKRHHSKKVQRGASFTVEEDNLLVSAWLNISIDAIRGTDQKSTQMWERITTFYHEYKKPNIVDRSEGSLMNRWSTIQKLTNKFCAYIAQVESLHPSGATEQDKIEKAKMLYKEMVGSNFTMEHCWCLLRHQPKWQQHISTFGKKRKPQEKYVGEVDVDLAEEDLEVLTERPPGKKAEKERERKRKSMEGKEDLTTYRHYCQIDGTGRAL; encoded by the exons ATGGACACACATTTTGAGGATGAccccttcttcaccactctcttaCAAAGTGGGGGAGGAGGTTGTAATAGAACCCCAACGCAACATTCTAATGTTGTGATCCAAGCAACCACAACTGACTGTGAAAAGAGGCATCattcaaaaaaagttcaaagaggtGCATCTTTCACTGTAGAGGAGGATAATCTCCTCGTCTCAGCTTGGCTCAACATTAGCATCGATGCGATCAGGGGTACTGATCAAAAGTCAACTCAAATGTGGGAAAGAATTACcacattttatcatgaatataaaaaaccaaacattGTTGACCGTTCTGAGGGCTCATTGATGAATCGATGGTCCACGATTCAAAAATTGACAAATAAGTTCTGTGCATATATAGCACAGGTAGAGTCATTGCACCCGAGTGGTGCaaccgagcaagacaag ATTGAGAAGGCCAAGATGTTGTACAAAGAGATGGTAGGGTCTAATTTTACAATGGAACATTGTTGGTGTCttttgagacaccaaccaaaatggcagcaACACATATCTACCTTTGGTAAGAAGAGAAAgccacaagaaaaatatgttggtgAAGTTGATGTTGATTTAGCCGAGGAGGACCTGGAGGTTCTTACTGAGAGACCTCCAGGCAAAAAagctgagaaagaaagggagaggaagcggAAGTCGATGGAAGGCAAAGAG